In Natronococcus occultus SP4, the following proteins share a genomic window:
- a CDS encoding methyltransferase domain-containing protein, which translates to MYFLELGGEDDAFAVCEAESAAADVRPIAPGLAVANAVVPERVRGLAYTHRVSALLGRTDADLASAKVLLEAAPIDREGTVAVRATDVHGSTGVATDRVERELGQILVDRGFAVDLEDPDHVLRAAFSSGRLERDERDGLLSSADGEDPTRGEQVSVCALGWLTAASVRDFGSRAPTDKPFFQPGSMDPLLARSVANVAGARLGATVLDPMCGTGGVLVEAGLVGADVVGTDAQEKMAVGTRRNLEHFLDRDDPSPTGVSRGSWHVGRGDATRLPFADDAVDGVVFDAPYGRQSKVDTHRLEDLVSGALAEARRVASRAVVVADRSWAAEAREVGWELEAAFERRVHRSLTRYVLVLE; encoded by the coding sequence GTGTACTTCCTCGAGCTCGGCGGCGAGGACGACGCGTTCGCAGTCTGCGAGGCCGAAAGCGCCGCGGCAGACGTTCGCCCGATCGCGCCCGGGCTCGCGGTCGCGAACGCCGTCGTTCCCGAGCGTGTCCGCGGACTGGCCTACACGCACCGTGTGAGCGCGCTGCTGGGCCGGACCGACGCCGACCTCGCCAGTGCGAAGGTGTTACTCGAGGCCGCCCCGATCGACCGCGAGGGAACAGTCGCGGTGCGCGCGACCGACGTTCACGGCTCGACGGGCGTCGCGACCGACCGCGTGGAGCGGGAACTCGGCCAGATCCTGGTCGACCGTGGGTTCGCGGTCGACCTCGAAGACCCCGATCACGTCCTGCGAGCGGCGTTTTCGTCGGGGCGACTCGAGCGCGACGAACGTGACGGCCTCCTCTCGAGTGCCGACGGCGAGGACCCGACGCGAGGTGAGCAGGTGTCGGTCTGTGCGCTGGGCTGGCTCACAGCAGCGAGCGTCCGGGACTTCGGTTCGCGTGCACCGACGGACAAACCGTTCTTCCAGCCCGGCAGCATGGATCCGCTGTTGGCCCGTTCGGTCGCGAACGTCGCGGGCGCCCGCCTCGGCGCGACCGTTCTCGATCCGATGTGTGGGACAGGCGGCGTGCTGGTCGAGGCAGGACTGGTCGGAGCCGACGTCGTCGGCACCGACGCCCAAGAGAAGATGGCAGTGGGCACACGCCGGAACCTCGAGCACTTCCTCGACCGGGACGACCCCTCGCCGACGGGCGTTTCCCGAGGGTCGTGGCACGTCGGCCGCGGCGACGCGACGCGGTTGCCGTTTGCCGACGACGCGGTCGACGGCGTCGTCTTCGACGCGCCCTACGGTCGCCAGTCGAAGGTCGACACCCACCGCCTCGAGGATCTCGTTTCGGGCGCGCTCGCCGAAGCCCGTCGGGTCGCCTCTCGAGCCGTCGTCGTCGCCGACCGCTCGTGGGCCGCGGAGGCTCGCGAGGTCGGCTGGGAGCTCGAGGCCGCGTTCGAACGCCGCGTCCACCGGTCGCTGACGCGGTACGTACTGGTACTCGAGTGA
- a CDS encoding TATA-box-binding protein: MTDPKDTINIENVVASTGIGQELDLQSVAMDLEGADYDPEQFPGLVYRTQNPKSAALIFRSGKIVCTGAKSTDDVHESLRIVFDKLRELQIQVNEDPEIVVQNIVTSADLGRNLNLNAIAIGLGLENIEYEPEQFPGLVYRLDEPEVVALLFGSGKLVITGGKKPEDAEHAVDKIVSRLEDLGLLE, encoded by the coding sequence ATGACGGATCCGAAGGACACCATCAATATCGAAAACGTGGTGGCGTCGACCGGCATCGGACAGGAGCTCGATCTGCAAAGCGTCGCGATGGACCTCGAGGGGGCCGACTACGACCCCGAACAGTTCCCCGGCCTGGTCTACCGTACGCAGAACCCCAAGTCCGCCGCCCTGATCTTCCGTTCCGGGAAGATCGTCTGTACCGGTGCAAAAAGCACCGACGACGTCCACGAGAGTCTCCGCATCGTCTTCGACAAGCTCCGGGAACTCCAGATTCAGGTCAACGAGGACCCCGAGATCGTCGTCCAGAACATCGTCACCTCGGCCGACCTCGGACGCAACCTCAACCTGAACGCGATCGCGATCGGTCTCGGTCTCGAGAACATCGAGTACGAGCCCGAGCAGTTCCCGGGCCTGGTCTACCGGCTCGACGAGCCCGAGGTCGTCGCCCTGCTGTTCGGCTCCGGGAAACTCGTCATCACCGGCGGGAAAAAGCCCGAGGACGCCGAGCACGCCGTCGACAAGATCGTCTCTCGTCTCGAGGACCTCGGCCTGCTCGAGTAA
- a CDS encoding DUF7344 domain-containing protein, whose translation MMTLHPDRTTSVAEGPSGEPTPLRALTRGEFGRVLANDRRREVLRYLLAAEEPITVQRLVGWLADTEDETTVLTTIHELRQRVHVALCRTHLPLLERYGLVQYDRDRGLVSPAANLREFESVLEDVDLERPW comes from the coding sequence ATGATGACGCTCCATCCGGACCGAACGACGTCCGTCGCCGAGGGACCGAGCGGGGAACCGACGCCCCTTCGCGCCCTCACGCGCGGAGAGTTCGGTCGTGTGCTGGCAAACGACCGGCGACGGGAGGTGCTCAGGTACCTGCTGGCCGCCGAGGAGCCGATCACGGTCCAGCGACTCGTCGGCTGGCTCGCCGACACCGAGGACGAGACGACCGTCCTGACGACGATCCACGAGCTGCGCCAGCGTGTCCACGTCGCGCTGTGTCGCACTCACCTGCCGCTGCTCGAGCGGTACGGTCTCGTGCAGTACGACCGCGATCGAGGGCTGGTCTCGCCCGCGGCGAACCTCCGGGAGTTCGAGTCCGTCCTCGAAGACGTCGACCTCGAGCGACCCTGGTAA
- a CDS encoding SDR family NAD(P)-dependent oxidoreductase, with product MERFTGDTALVTGAGSGIGRATARRLATEGANVVVSDVDEDRGEDVVTAIEDDGGTATFVSADVTDPEAVQRLVEVAVETYGSLDIAHNNAGILTGFEDIADIDEDDWERLVNVNLKGVWAGMKAQLPVMEDQGRGVIVNTASEAGLVGMGGLGNYVASKHGVVGLTKTAALEYADRGVRVNAIAPGPTETNIQETMAGGSDPRELPFDTSAMSDVPMGRHAKPEEMASVVAFLCSAGASFVTGVTVPVDGGQAAD from the coding sequence ATGGAACGATTTACTGGCGATACGGCACTTGTTACCGGAGCTGGATCGGGAATCGGACGCGCAACGGCTCGACGGCTCGCCACCGAGGGCGCTAACGTCGTGGTTTCCGACGTCGACGAGGACCGTGGGGAGGACGTGGTCACAGCTATCGAGGACGACGGTGGAACCGCCACCTTCGTCTCGGCCGACGTCACCGACCCCGAAGCGGTTCAGCGGCTCGTCGAGGTCGCCGTCGAGACGTACGGAAGTCTCGATATCGCCCACAACAACGCCGGTATCCTCACCGGTTTCGAGGACATCGCGGACATCGACGAGGACGACTGGGAACGGCTCGTCAACGTCAATCTGAAGGGGGTCTGGGCCGGAATGAAAGCCCAACTACCCGTAATGGAAGACCAGGGGAGGGGAGTCATCGTGAACACGGCGTCCGAAGCAGGACTCGTCGGGATGGGTGGACTCGGAAACTACGTCGCCAGCAAACACGGCGTCGTCGGACTCACGAAGACGGCCGCACTCGAATACGCCGACCGAGGTGTCCGCGTCAACGCGATCGCGCCCGGGCCGACCGAGACGAACATCCAGGAGACGATGGCGGGCGGTTCGGATCCCCGCGAATTGCCGTTCGACACGAGTGCCATGTCCGACGTCCCGATGGGGCGCCACGCCAAACCGGAAGAGATGGCGAGTGTCGTGGCCTTTCTCTGCTCCGCGGGCGCATCATTCGTGACCGGCGTCACCGTCCCGGTCGACGGCGGTCAGGCGGCTGACTAG
- the hisG gene encoding ATP phosphoribosyltransferase, whose amino-acid sequence MRIAVPNKGRLHEPTIDLLERAGLHLENGADRKLYADTVDPDVSVLFARAADIPEYVADGAAEMGITGYDQVREARVDDVAELLDLEFGRCRLVLAAPEDGDIEGVADLAGKTVATEFPNITRDFFDDAGVEPDIVEVSGATELTPHVEMADAIVDITSTGTTLKMNRLAIVEEVLSSSVRLFAREDVLEEPKVQEVQTALSSVKHAEGKRYLMMNVPEDRLADVREEIPGLGGPTIMDIADDNGDEMLAVHAVVDERNVFETITDVKEAGASDILVTEIERLVE is encoded by the coding sequence ATGCGAATCGCCGTTCCCAACAAGGGCCGCCTGCACGAGCCGACGATCGACCTCCTCGAGCGGGCGGGGCTGCACCTCGAGAACGGTGCCGACCGCAAACTGTACGCCGACACCGTCGACCCCGACGTCTCGGTGCTGTTCGCCCGCGCGGCCGACATCCCCGAGTACGTCGCCGACGGCGCGGCCGAGATGGGGATCACGGGCTACGACCAGGTTCGGGAGGCCCGCGTCGACGACGTCGCCGAACTGCTGGATCTCGAGTTCGGGCGCTGTCGGCTCGTCCTCGCGGCGCCCGAGGACGGCGACATCGAAGGCGTCGCGGATCTGGCCGGGAAAACCGTCGCCACCGAGTTCCCGAACATCACCCGCGACTTCTTCGACGACGCCGGCGTCGAACCCGACATCGTCGAGGTCTCGGGTGCGACCGAGCTGACGCCTCACGTCGAGATGGCCGACGCGATCGTCGACATCACGAGCACCGGGACGACCCTGAAGATGAACCGGCTGGCGATCGTCGAGGAGGTGCTCTCGAGTTCGGTCCGGCTGTTCGCCCGCGAGGACGTCCTCGAGGAGCCGAAGGTCCAGGAAGTGCAGACGGCGCTGTCGTCGGTGAAACACGCCGAGGGGAAACGCTACCTGATGATGAACGTCCCCGAGGACCGGCTCGCGGACGTCCGCGAGGAGATCCCCGGCCTCGGCGGGCCGACGATCATGGACATCGCGGACGATAACGGCGACGAGATGCTCGCGGTTCATGCCGTCGTCGACGAGCGAAACGTCTTCGAGACGATCACCGACGTCAAGGAAGCTGGCGCCAGCGACATTCTCGTGACCGAGATCGAGCGGCTCGTCGAGTAG
- a CDS encoding helix-turn-helix transcriptional regulator has protein sequence MGRTTRDTAIVALVAGILLLGVGAAWQAYRQAQAHGEMMGHAAVHGTNPGWYLLGSVLVAGVVAGAYWIVREERGRNPKRQTTPREDGPSIAADDERDESSTDRTDEPAARASPHILTVLPEDERRVLEPVVDSPGITQIALRDRSEFSKSKVSQTVTDLEKRGLLYRERQGRTYRVYPSDELIDDLDGER, from the coding sequence GTGGGCCGAACGACACGCGACACCGCCATCGTCGCGCTGGTTGCCGGGATCCTCCTGCTCGGTGTCGGGGCCGCCTGGCAGGCGTATCGACAAGCTCAGGCGCACGGCGAGATGATGGGTCACGCTGCGGTTCACGGGACAAATCCGGGCTGGTATCTGCTCGGCTCGGTTCTCGTTGCGGGGGTCGTCGCTGGCGCGTACTGGATCGTTCGCGAGGAGCGAGGACGGAACCCCAAGCGGCAAACCACACCTCGAGAGGACGGCCCGTCGATCGCGGCTGACGACGAGCGAGACGAATCCTCGACCGACCGAACGGACGAGCCAGCGGCTCGGGCGTCTCCTCACATCCTGACCGTTCTGCCCGAGGACGAACGCCGCGTCCTCGAGCCAGTCGTCGACTCTCCCGGAATTACGCAGATCGCACTCCGGGATCGGTCGGAGTTCTCCAAGAGCAAGGTCAGCCAGACCGTCACCGACCTCGAGAAACGCGGCCTGCTCTACCGCGAGCGACAGGGGCGGACGTACCGCGTCTACCCGAGCGACGAACTGATCGACGACCTGGACGGCGAACGGTGA
- a CDS encoding heavy metal translocating P-type ATPase, which translates to MSTRRAHLEITGMSCATCSGSVEDAVGELEGVASVSANYATDEGTVEYDPAETSLAAIYDAIEAAGYEAASATETITVMGMSCSTCSGTVEDAVTELPGVVRADVNFASDEARVEYNPDDVSIGEIGDAIEESGYDPVRDELEETQGASQRERAVERELRRQRRLVIGGGLLTLPFVPIMLAMFGLVELPEAVFGIGLGWVEFVFATALMATLGKEFLVGAYRAFANDRRANMDTLVAVGTSAGYVYSTAVLLGIVTGGFYFEAVAFILWFITLGNWLEVRSKARAGSALRELLEMEADEATIVVDGEEKQVPLEDVEPGDVMKVRPGEKIPTDGVVHEGQSAVDESMLTGESVPVEKGEGDEVVGSTINENGVLLVEATKVGSETAIQQIVERVKEAQSRQPEIQRLVDRVSAYFVPAVIVNAVVWAVLWFLFPETLYGLSAALGSWIPLLEPVGGGPVVGGVPVFEFSVVVLASALLIACPCALGLATPAATMVGSTLSAKNGVLFKGGDVLEQVRGIDTIVFDKTGTLTHGEMTLTDVELVGERAATDGGNDPAPDGGLIIEREESPESLLLGAAATAESGSEHPIARAIVDGAADRGVEVGEVTEFENVPGHGIRAETDRGSVLIGRRKLLEEAGIDTGPAEETLTRLEREGKTAMPVAVDGRLVGVLAVADEVRASAKRTVAALHERGTEVVMLTGDNERTARAVAEQVGINPENVRAEVLPEDKADHVEDLQTGGAKVMMVGDGVNDAPALTTAQVGVAIGSGTDVAIESADVTLMRDDPADVLKAVRISEATISKVRQNLFWAFVYNATLIPVASLGLLNPALAGLAMAASSVSVMSNSLAFAKYDPHEDYRLAVTKPLSWLRGH; encoded by the coding sequence ATGAGTACCAGACGAGCGCACCTCGAGATCACCGGGATGTCCTGTGCGACGTGTTCGGGCAGCGTCGAGGACGCGGTCGGTGAGCTCGAGGGGGTCGCGTCGGTGAGCGCGAACTACGCCACCGACGAGGGGACCGTCGAGTACGACCCCGCAGAGACGTCGCTGGCCGCGATCTACGACGCGATCGAGGCGGCGGGGTACGAGGCGGCCTCGGCGACGGAGACGATCACCGTGATGGGGATGTCGTGTTCGACCTGCTCGGGGACCGTCGAGGACGCGGTCACCGAGCTGCCGGGCGTGGTCCGTGCGGACGTGAATTTCGCCTCGGACGAGGCCCGCGTCGAGTACAACCCCGACGACGTCTCGATCGGCGAGATCGGCGACGCAATCGAGGAGTCGGGGTACGACCCCGTCCGCGACGAGCTCGAGGAGACCCAGGGCGCGAGCCAGCGCGAACGCGCCGTCGAGCGGGAGCTGCGGCGCCAGCGCCGACTCGTGATCGGCGGCGGGCTGCTGACGCTGCCGTTCGTCCCGATCATGCTGGCGATGTTCGGCCTCGTCGAACTGCCGGAGGCGGTGTTCGGGATCGGATTGGGTTGGGTCGAGTTCGTCTTCGCGACCGCCCTGATGGCGACGCTCGGCAAGGAGTTCCTCGTCGGCGCCTACCGCGCGTTCGCGAACGACCGCCGGGCGAACATGGACACGCTCGTGGCCGTCGGCACCTCGGCGGGCTACGTCTACAGTACGGCCGTTCTGCTCGGGATCGTTACGGGCGGGTTCTACTTCGAGGCCGTCGCCTTTATCCTGTGGTTCATCACGCTCGGGAACTGGCTCGAGGTTCGCTCGAAGGCCCGCGCGGGCAGCGCGCTGCGGGAACTGCTCGAGATGGAGGCCGACGAGGCGACCATCGTTGTGGACGGCGAAGAGAAGCAGGTCCCCCTCGAGGACGTCGAGCCGGGCGACGTGATGAAGGTTCGACCGGGCGAGAAGATCCCCACCGACGGCGTCGTCCACGAGGGCCAGAGCGCGGTCGACGAGTCGATGCTCACCGGGGAGTCCGTCCCCGTCGAGAAAGGGGAGGGTGACGAAGTCGTCGGCTCGACGATCAACGAGAACGGCGTCCTGCTGGTCGAGGCGACGAAGGTCGGTTCCGAGACGGCGATCCAGCAGATCGTCGAGCGGGTCAAGGAAGCCCAGTCCCGCCAGCCCGAGATCCAGCGGCTCGTCGATCGGGTCAGCGCCTACTTCGTCCCCGCGGTGATCGTCAACGCCGTCGTCTGGGCGGTGCTGTGGTTCCTCTTCCCCGAGACGCTGTACGGCCTCTCGGCGGCGCTCGGCTCGTGGATCCCGCTGCTCGAGCCCGTCGGAGGCGGGCCCGTCGTCGGCGGCGTCCCGGTCTTCGAGTTCTCCGTGGTCGTGCTGGCCTCGGCGCTGCTGATCGCCTGTCCCTGCGCGCTGGGACTGGCGACGCCCGCGGCGACGATGGTCGGCTCGACGCTCTCCGCGAAAAACGGCGTCCTGTTCAAGGGCGGCGACGTCCTCGAGCAGGTCCGGGGGATCGACACGATCGTCTTCGACAAGACGGGGACGCTGACCCACGGCGAGATGACCCTGACCGACGTCGAGCTCGTCGGCGAGCGGGCCGCGACCGACGGAGGCAACGATCCCGCGCCCGACGGCGGCCTGATCATCGAACGCGAGGAGTCGCCCGAGTCACTGCTGCTGGGCGCCGCCGCGACCGCCGAATCCGGCTCCGAACACCCCATCGCGCGGGCGATCGTCGACGGCGCCGCGGACCGCGGCGTCGAGGTCGGCGAAGTCACCGAGTTCGAGAACGTCCCCGGCCACGGGATCCGCGCCGAGACCGATCGCGGCAGCGTCCTGATCGGGCGCCGGAAGCTCCTCGAAGAGGCCGGGATCGACACCGGACCCGCCGAGGAAACCCTGACGCGACTCGAGCGGGAGGGGAAGACCGCGATGCCGGTGGCCGTCGACGGTCGGCTGGTCGGCGTCCTCGCGGTCGCCGACGAGGTTCGCGCGAGCGCGAAGCGGACCGTCGCGGCACTACACGAGCGGGGAACCGAGGTCGTGATGCTCACCGGAGACAACGAGCGCACCGCGAGGGCGGTCGCCGAGCAGGTCGGGATCAACCCCGAGAACGTCCGCGCGGAGGTGCTGCCCGAGGACAAGGCCGACCACGTCGAGGACCTCCAGACGGGGGGTGCGAAGGTGATGATGGTCGGCGACGGCGTCAACGACGCGCCCGCGCTGACGACCGCCCAGGTCGGCGTCGCCATCGGGTCGGGAACCGACGTCGCCATCGAGAGCGCCGACGTCACCCTGATGCGCGACGACCCCGCCGACGTGTTGAAGGCGGTTCGGATCTCAGAAGCGACGATCTCGAAGGTGCGCCAGAACCTGTTCTGGGCGTTCGTCTACAACGCGACGCTGATCCCGGTCGCCTCGCTGGGGCTGCTCAACCCCGCACTCGCGGGGCTAGCGATGGCAGCCTCGAGCGTCAGCGTCATGAGCAACAGTCTCGCGTTCGCGAAGTACGATCCCCACGAGGACTACCGGCTCGCAGTCACGAAACCGCTGTCGTGGCTTCGCGGGCACTGA
- a CDS encoding DUF5789 family protein: MLLNGTGEVIDDYEYPATTEELIAEHGDRTLELPNGTETVEEVLERLESETFDNPEDARFAVYSAVSDKAVGRVGYSDRDPTPLGSPYSPDAVSF, encoded by the coding sequence ATGCTGCTCAACGGCACCGGCGAAGTCATCGACGACTACGAGTACCCCGCGACCACCGAGGAACTGATCGCAGAACACGGCGACCGTACCCTCGAGCTCCCGAACGGGACCGAGACGGTCGAGGAGGTACTCGAGCGTCTCGAGTCCGAGACCTTCGACAATCCGGAGGACGCCCGGTTCGCCGTCTACTCGGCGGTGAGCGACAAGGCCGTCGGTCGGGTCGGCTACAGCGACCGCGATCCGACGCCGCTTGGCAGTCCGTACTCCCCGGACGCGGTGTCGTTCTAG
- a CDS encoding PHP domain-containing protein — protein sequence MAYADLHVHTTRSDGALELEEIPAAARRSDVAVVALTDHDRLQPFDERAIERDGVTIVHGIELRVETDTGQRVDLLGYGIEPTSELEATTERIQRNRIERGRAIVERVEDRLGIDLGVTVEDGFGRPHVARAIDAHPDTSYDYEDAFEQLIGNAGPCFVPRELPSFERGRDVLAEAGRIVSLAHPFRYPDPATALELTSELDAVERYYPYGREIDPGPIDRAIERRGLFATGGTDAHERELGVAGLSEAAYRQLGLEDVPR from the coding sequence ATGGCCTACGCGGATCTACACGTCCACACGACGCGCTCGGACGGGGCACTCGAACTCGAGGAGATTCCCGCGGCCGCGCGTCGATCGGACGTGGCCGTCGTCGCCCTCACCGACCACGATCGGCTGCAGCCGTTCGACGAGCGCGCGATCGAACGCGACGGCGTAACGATCGTCCACGGGATCGAACTCCGGGTCGAGACCGACACCGGCCAGCGCGTCGACTTGCTGGGGTACGGAATCGAGCCGACGAGCGAACTGGAGGCAACGACCGAACGGATCCAGCGCAACCGGATCGAACGCGGCCGGGCGATCGTCGAGCGGGTCGAGGATCGGCTCGGGATCGACCTCGGCGTCACCGTCGAGGACGGGTTCGGCCGACCACACGTCGCCAGGGCGATCGACGCCCATCCCGACACGAGCTACGACTACGAGGACGCCTTCGAGCAGCTCATCGGCAACGCCGGCCCCTGCTTCGTTCCCCGGGAACTCCCGTCGTTCGAGCGCGGACGGGACGTACTGGCCGAGGCCGGCCGAATCGTCTCGCTGGCTCACCCGTTCCGGTACCCCGATCCCGCGACCGCCCTCGAGCTGACAAGCGAGCTCGACGCCGTCGAGCGCTACTACCCCTACGGCCGCGAGATCGATCCCGGACCGATCGATCGCGCCATCGAGCGACGCGGGCTGTTTGCAACGGGCGGCACCGATGCCCACGAGCGTGAACTCGGCGTCGCCGGGCTCTCGGAAGCCGCGTACCGACAGCTCGGACTCGAGGACGTGCCGAGGTGA
- a CDS encoding DUF6757 family protein has product MNCHYCDREAAFAAESDGLKVGLCEEHFRERLQELAEADGLETLKEQVDVDRAE; this is encoded by the coding sequence ATGAACTGCCACTACTGCGACCGCGAAGCGGCCTTCGCAGCCGAATCCGACGGGCTCAAGGTCGGGCTCTGCGAGGAGCACTTCCGCGAACGGTTGCAGGAACTCGCCGAGGCCGACGGCCTCGAGACGCTCAAGGAGCAGGTCGACGTCGACCGCGCCGAGTAG
- a CDS encoding 4Fe-4S dicluster domain-containing protein has product MTIDPQFHENRDQVDEHNGHAVWGPVDEPEELGIHGTHVAVDFDLCIADGACLEDCPVDVFEWVDTPGHPESEEKADPANEAQCIDCMLCVDVCPVDAIDVDAGRTA; this is encoded by the coding sequence ATGACCATAGATCCGCAGTTTCACGAGAACCGGGACCAGGTCGACGAACACAACGGCCACGCCGTCTGGGGACCGGTCGACGAGCCCGAAGAGCTCGGCATCCACGGCACCCACGTCGCGGTCGACTTCGACCTCTGTATCGCCGACGGCGCCTGCCTCGAGGACTGCCCCGTCGACGTCTTCGAGTGGGTCGACACGCCGGGCCACCCCGAAAGCGAGGAGAAAGCAGATCCCGCGAACGAGGCCCAGTGTATCGATTGTATGCTCTGTGTCGACGTCTGTCCCGTCGACGCGATCGACGTCGACGCCGGCCGAACGGCCTGA
- a CDS encoding TrmB family transcriptional regulator produces MAKTEEAVTALSELGLTEYEARCFVALTKITTGTAKEISQVSDVPRSRVYDTIERLDRKGLVDIQQSDPREYRAIEIETACRRIRENYDSRINTAENALEQIEKPDSTEDAGVWSISETDHVSDRIVTFLSNAEESIHHLVAADEVVDDAIRAELRSATDRGVEVVLEVPTEDVQAAFEEAIPDATVVVAPDLETTHAVYSEWPAQLLLVDHEAVVAAALKEGGLPDVVQETAIWTYGHDHGLAVWIRELLDDRRAIRDRDD; encoded by the coding sequence ATGGCCAAAACGGAGGAGGCGGTCACCGCGCTGTCAGAGCTCGGACTCACCGAGTACGAGGCGCGGTGTTTCGTCGCCCTGACCAAGATCACGACGGGGACGGCAAAGGAGATCAGTCAGGTCTCGGACGTCCCGCGATCCCGGGTGTACGACACGATCGAGCGGCTCGATCGGAAGGGACTCGTCGACATCCAGCAGTCCGACCCCCGGGAGTACCGCGCGATCGAGATCGAGACGGCCTGTCGACGGATCCGCGAGAACTACGACTCTCGGATCAACACCGCCGAGAACGCCCTCGAGCAGATCGAAAAACCCGACTCCACCGAGGACGCAGGGGTCTGGTCGATCTCGGAGACCGACCACGTCAGCGATCGGATCGTCACGTTCCTCTCGAACGCCGAGGAGTCGATCCACCACCTCGTCGCGGCCGACGAGGTAGTCGACGACGCGATCCGCGCGGAGCTGCGATCGGCCACCGACCGCGGCGTCGAGGTCGTCCTCGAGGTGCCGACCGAGGACGTCCAGGCCGCCTTCGAGGAGGCGATTCCGGACGCGACCGTCGTCGTCGCCCCCGACCTCGAGACGACACACGCCGTCTACTCGGAGTGGCCCGCACAGCTCCTGCTGGTCGACCACGAGGCGGTCGTCGCGGCCGCGCTCAAGGAGGGCGGGCTCCCCGACGTCGTCCAGGAGACGGCGATCTGGACGTACGGCCACGACCACGGGCTTGCGGTCTGGATCCGCGAACTGCTCGACGATCGGCGCGCGATCCGGGACCGGGACGACTGA